gagaaggtgcaaccaccaagcacagagtctcccccttgatgaatgtcgtggccaaaaaatgctcaaaaaaaGATCATGACACGATCCAAGGAAATTCTAGAAGAAATACAAAGAGTTATGAAATCAATCAGCCTGAGAATGATTACAAAGCCACTTCCAAGACAGTGAAGCTTCATAAAAACGCTGTCAGAGCCCTtatccacaaatggataaaactgGGACCAGTGGTAAACGTACTCCAGAGTTGTCGACCAGCTAAGATTACTCCACGAGTGCAATGATGACGCATCTAGGAGGTTGCAAAAGAACCTAGAACAACACCCAAAGGACAACAGAACTCGCTAGCCTCAGTTCAGGTCAGGTGTTAACAACTCTACCATCAGaaagacactggccaaaaatgacATCCATGGGAGAGTTCCCAGGTGAAAAGCACTGCTtttcaaaaagaacacaaaggctcatctcacatttgccaaaagacatcttgatgaTCCTCAAGACTTTCAGAAAAACATTCTTTGGACTGGTGAGTCAAAAATGTAACTTAATGGTAGATTTGTGGCCTGTTAATTCTGGTGTAAAAATGGtgcatttcagaaaaagaacatcATTCAGGCAAAGCTCCCAATTTACCGGTCggtctacgttccaaccctcacctatggtcacgagttaTGGGTCGTGCCCAAAAGAACGAGTTTgaggatacaagcggccaaaatgagttttcttggCAAGCTAtccgggcactcccttagagataaggtgagaagctcagtcatccgggagaggctcagagtcgagccacttcttcTCCATGTTGACAGGtgccagatgaggtggttcgggcatctgattaggatgccccctggacgccttcctggtgaggtgttcgaGGCATATCCAAGCAAATTGTACTAGTTAAGAGATGTCTGTGAATGTGGCAAAGTAGGCTATGCTCACACTGCAACTCAATTCTTGGAATTAAGCTTGGAATTAACAAAAACTCTGAATTGGGCATCGCGCCCTGCAGTTTGAACGTAGCCATATACTGTAGATCCAGACTCAGCCATTTATCATGTTCAAGACATTCCTTTTGGTAATATTTGACCTAACGAGCAAAGAATGTGCGATGTGGTAAAATGGCTTGATTCATTGAAGTGGATAAATTCAGTGGCCCATTCGGAAGCGTCTGCGGCTATGTGATGGCCCGACACAGTCCTATAGTTACTCGCCTTTTATGTGTTTGAGTGACTTGATTTCCGACAACCTGGGTACCAAGCACCTTCTGGAACAGTGTTTGAGTGCTTCTGCTGCAAaaagtggccattttttttcagaatgcaTTACATAGTAACGTGTTACCAGCATCACTCCTAATGAATCAACATGTAACACATGTATGTTAGTTAACAGAGGTGTCTGTTGTGGAGCAGTTTCATTGAGGACCCACACGAGTCCATTGACTTGGAGTGTGAAGAATGCAGAGCAGGGAATTGCCAAATTGAAGATTGCCTCCCTTTATTGAGATAAGGCACATTTGCATAAGAACATTTTTGATAGTGTTTTAGTATTTATTCTGAACTCAAATTTTAacaaattgattttctttttttgtggcgcGGCATGGCTCAGTTGTTTGGCAAGCCGGAGGTTGGAGGTTCAATTTCCAGCCATTGCAACTTTGTCAAGGTTCCTTGAGCAAGATCCTTAATCCGCAGTTGCTCCTGGTGCTGCGTCACCAGTCGGTGAATGAGGTAACAGCGTGAAGGGCTTTGAGtacccgaggtagaaaagcgctacACAAGTaacagcccatttaccatttttTGTTTAGTGTGGAATCTGTTGCCTATTATTCcattgtatgaatggcaacaggggGATAAACAGAGATAGGAATCTAAAACAGGTTCTTGGAGAGAACCGGTTTCTAGAGTTTCAATTCCACTCAAGGCGAATATCTCAACTTTCTAGTGCGGCTAGCAAGAAACATGGCGCCGAACTTCAGTTTACTTGCACTACTAAGGCAGTAAACACTAGCAATATGCCAAAGCATTTGCACACACAGCTTGCAATAACTTGATGATGGCCACACTTTTGATCTGTCTGGAGTGCTCAACCCAACAGCAGTGGCAACGTAACCACGTCCTCTCTCGTCAATACTCCAGGTTACTACTTTAGTGCCATTTTGATAATATTGTGGAACCTGCTGCATGACGAGAGACAGTCTGATTCGCTCAGAGACTGACAGTCCACGCTCCAGTCTAGTACGAGATTTTCCTTTTAATGAGGACGGGAAGCGAATGTTCCCAGGTCACAGTTGAACTTGACTCGATCGTATTGTCACTGGGCTGCTCTAGTTATATTTTTTATCTATTGAGTGTTGAAATGTTACTGGACATTATTGTGTAATTGCCACAGAATAATtatggttgtattttttttttagaataaaaaaaaacttgtgctAACAACACAGTGCATAAGtccttgatttttatttccccccccccttgtgaCCCCAATGAACACAACGCATCAACACTGCACAGGTGTGTCATATGATCGAGCCACTCGGTTCCCATAGTGCATTTCCAGGCAGAATGCATTAAGTTATAACATAATCgttgttttaaatgtatttctgtTACCTGTATTTGAATGGGTCATATTGTACTGCTAATgttagtcactttttttttaacaaattgaaACTTTAAGTTGTGgtgtgtgtgaaattattacatTGTCAATTCCTTGTCATTGGCGATGCATTGTGCATTGTTGgtaaaaatgaatggaatgtATAGACAGAAACATGTCTCTACTTATTTTCGTAGGAAAGATACAAGCAATTGTTATAGTACAGAAAAACTTgaggaaaaaatatttcactccCTTAAGAGAACAATTATACACAAGTGAATCTGTTCAAAGCCTCCAATGGCCTATCACACCCTATTTCATCAATATCGGCTGGTGATTATTGGCATGACTAGTTGAGACTATTGGAGACGCATTGAATATAtaattgtaaagaaaattttggacttgacttcccctttcaatGCTGCATCTCAGCGGTTCAGTACTAAATTGTTCTTAGTTATATTTTCCTCACTTATCTTTAACATTTAATGGATTGAGAAAGAAATCTCAAATGATGTTATGGGTCTTAGTCATTGATAAATTTACCTGAATCCTAGACCTGAATCTTTGCCACTTTTCATGTTAAGTGGACATTTTAGATATGAAATGAACAGTGCCACATACTTGCCTGATAACTTGGCCCTTTGGGGTTGATCTGACCCCAAACATGGAGTTGCTGGTGTTGAATTTCAGGCTTGCCACAGGGCCAGGAGTGGCACATTTTGCATAACTTGTCTCAGCACCGTGTGGCCAGCATGTGTTTACATACCCAAATGAATTCTCACATGAAGGCTTGGTTTGACAAATAAaacgatttatttattatttcatagaAAGATGAAACAGTAATCCATTACTTAGTGTTAAAATAGCAGTTGCGGTCTTCAATGTTAAAAGATATCAGTCTTGGTACACCTCACGTTTCGCATCGTTTGGGTCTACAAGAATTCATTTTAACCTTTGAATTAATAATTAACTCatcattgtcatattttttttctctactttAGATCAGAAATCAGGAAACACATCGCTGGACATTTTTTTGGCTCTGCTGCAGGCAGAGGGAGCCAAAATAGAAGAGGAAACTGAGGTAATTACGTTAACATCTCCATACATGTCTTGCTTCATTCACAGTGACCTGCTTTTATTGTAATTCCTCTGCCTGATATTCTCATTTTACAAATCAGTTGTTAAAACGTGGTTGACATTATTTACCATTTCAGTCAGTTCAGTTTATCACCAGCTGTCCTGATATTTTAAGATGTGGCACTGGTAGACAATATTGCTCTAGGTATTTTTAGAGAGATAATTTGAAACCggttgaaatgttttcattttaaaataataataccagtTGACACatcatacagtaatccctcgtttatcgcggttaataggGACCAAAACAACcctcgataaacgaaaatctgcgaagtagcgaGCTTCCCCCGCACTATGTAGGTAcaagtacataatatttataaggccaaatttaatggtatacatgcatgtagaagtaatgttttaagtaattaacatgacttaatgctgtatactaatagatttagaATGTAcaagttaggttagtttatgaacaacaaaatacagtcataaaaaaaaagttgttttttttttaaacaaaaagtccgcaaacggtgcGCGAgtagctgcgaaagtcagcaaaacaacatcgagtaacatagagcaacatatacagtactgtactatatGCATatgaattttatttgtttatttatttatttgtttattttatgaatatgtttgaaaaaatctgcgatgcactgaagccgcgataaaccaaccgcgaaatagcgagggatcactgtaccgcGTATTGTGGAAGCAAAATAATTTCCTCTCTgtagtaccttttttttttttttaaacatgttgcactttaaaaacatgtcCTAAATGTATTAATTACTACAGAATATGGCTGATTCTTTCCTGGACGGTGACATGACCCTTGAAGCGTTCATCGATTCCTACCAGAACCAGAGGAAGCTGGCTCACTTGAGAAGGGTGAAGATCGAGAAGCTGCAGGAGGTGGTGCTGAAGGGCCAGCAGCTTCCACAGGCATCGGTATCTACCTCCCGATCTCAGGATATGTCAGCTGGAGCCAGACCCTCAACCTCCCTCCTCACCGAGGAAGGCAGTGACTCGTCCCCTCTACTTCAACCCAGGAGGAAGCCTCCACCTCCCCCATCCCAGACAGCCCCACTGCTAAATCCGGTTCCAACTGTTACCCCCCAGTCTTCGACCTACTATGCAGTCTCACCATACCCGCCAATTCCTCCCAGAACGGGTCAACCCTACCCGAATGTTTCATCcggctatcctttcttagcgcAGTACCCACCTGCTTTGCCACAGAGAGCCCCCTCTCGTGTTGCTCCGCAGCCTGGCTTCATCATTCAGTGAATTAAAACCATTGCCACGAAAGAGTTGACAGTGTGTGCCACGGACACTTCACTACTGGAACTCCTTTGTGAACAATTTTCTGTGGCGCTTGCCATCTCTGACCAATCTCCAGACAGATCTGAAGACAGACCAGCACTGTATGCAATGGTGACGTTTATCTGAAGTCAATTTATACTTGCGGGGATATTTGCTCGCGTCTCACTCAACACTCTCATCAACACTCCAaataacagcagcagcaacaacaacaacaacaaatcatggTGAGATCAGCCTGGCCTCCATTTGACCCAATACTCCACAGAAGAAGCGCCGAGTGTAGCCTATCATGAAGCAAGCTGCAGCATGTTGGCTGTTGAGCTTGTCATCTCTCTGCACTTCCTGTCTCTGTGCAATACACTCAGCTCTTTAAGCCCATTAATTTTTGGTCTCCCCACTCTTTATTGGCTTGATCCTTACTAAGCAGAACTCGGGAGAAAAATGTAGGTTTACTTAGTCATTGTTTTCCAGTCACAGCGAGCAGAGAGACCATATTGACTGTGTTTTGACAAATGTATAATTTCCCAGAATATATTCCGGGGGAAAGCATCTatgctgtgagatttttttctaTACACGTTCACATGGTACATACAGCGTCATTTTATAAAATAGTACTTAGTAGATTTATGTTTATGCTAAACGATCTAGACTGATCAACACGTGTTTGTACAGGAAACCTTTGTTTgttgtgaatcaaaatgaacgTGTCTCGGAAGGTCCTGCCTTGTTCAAGAGGGCTGACTTTTGCGCTCAGTCCAATATCAGATGTCAAAAGGGACTTGGGAAGATGGCTGGCTGAACTATTTGAATAATTTGGGCCTTTAGAGCCAAATCGAAGATGAAGGATTTGTATCTTGCCATACAGTACAATTTGTTTGCGCGTCTTCTGTGGATTCCTGTTGTCACGCAGCAATCTGTCTTTTGTCTTTTAAGACTCTTGGTATGGTCTGGAGCTTCTTCCAACAATTAAGTTGATGTCAAACATTAAGTTGATATTAACATATGCATTATCTCACACTGAGCATCAAAGGCTTCACGCAtcactgattattattattattttttgtcaatacGGTCTTTGGTTAGATTGTCTGCCA
This sequence is a window from Hippocampus zosterae strain Florida chromosome 6, ASM2543408v3, whole genome shotgun sequence. Protein-coding genes within it:
- the vps37ba gene encoding VPS37B subunit of ESCRT-I a, with the protein product MSSFSNKFSEYTLTQLNEILEDDEKLTKMIQEMDEMQEVQQSKETTLVNNRTLAEENLALQPGLELKKDTLTKRYGRLQESFEAYQLRKSTLDQKSGNTSLDIFLALLQAEGAKIEEETENMADSFLDGDMTLEAFIDSYQNQRKLAHLRRVKIEKLQEVVLKGQQLPQASVSTSRSQDMSAGARPSTSLLTEEGSDSSPLLQPRRKPPPPPSQTAPLLNPVPTVTPQSSTYYAVSPYPPIPPRTGQPYPNVSSGYPFLAQYPPALPQRAPSRVAPQPGFIIQ